In the genome of Synergistaceae bacterium, one region contains:
- a CDS encoding HlyD family efflux transporter periplasmic adaptor subunit: MKKRKILFALILAGVVLGLLYRREELRDGLARYLGGEFRPGKNDEMKLFGSVEYRQALLGFRVSGRLAELRFEEGERVTAGALMAALDPVPYEIQRDRQVALLAQAQANLRKMSRGSRPEEIRQAVAGRNQVRASLNLAEADYKRMANLYAQGAVSKQALDGVTSSRDQLRAQLTSMESALNLAREGYRTEDVEAAAAAADVAETQLREAENALADTKLYAPSEGTLLTRVAEPGTILAAGQTVCALQLARPLQVRAYVSEPQLGKIRMGMRGKICTDASSDFLWGTVSYISPEAEFTPKQVQTEDLRTALVYRIRLQVEEDSEGLLKNGMPVTVLLERESGTDR, from the coding sequence TTGAAAAAGAGAAAAATCCTGTTCGCCCTGATTCTCGCGGGGGTTGTTCTTGGGCTGCTGTACCGGCGGGAAGAGCTGCGGGACGGCCTTGCGCGGTATCTCGGCGGGGAATTTCGCCCCGGGAAGAACGATGAAATGAAACTTTTCGGCAGCGTCGAGTACCGTCAGGCGCTTCTGGGTTTTCGCGTTTCGGGTCGTCTCGCGGAGCTTCGCTTTGAGGAGGGGGAGCGGGTGACGGCGGGAGCTCTGATGGCCGCGCTGGATCCCGTTCCGTATGAAATCCAGAGAGATCGGCAGGTGGCCCTGCTGGCCCAGGCTCAGGCGAACCTCCGGAAAATGAGCCGCGGTTCCCGTCCGGAGGAAATTCGTCAGGCCGTGGCGGGCCGCAATCAGGTGCGGGCGTCTTTGAACCTGGCGGAGGCGGATTATAAGCGCATGGCGAATCTTTACGCTCAGGGGGCGGTTTCGAAGCAGGCGCTGGACGGCGTCACCTCGTCCAGAGACCAGCTTCGGGCTCAGCTGACCTCGATGGAGTCCGCGCTGAACCTGGCCCGCGAGGGCTACCGGACGGAGGACGTGGAGGCGGCCGCGGCCGCGGCGGATGTGGCTGAAACTCAGCTGCGGGAGGCGGAAAACGCCCTTGCCGATACGAAACTTTACGCTCCCTCCGAGGGAACGCTTCTGACCCGGGTCGCCGAGCCCGGGACCATTCTGGCGGCGGGACAGACGGTCTGCGCGCTTCAGCTTGCCCGGCCCCTGCAGGTTCGGGCGTACGTCTCGGAACCGCAGCTGGGAAAAATCCGGATGGGCATGAGGGGAAAAATCTGTACGGACGCGTCTTCGGACTTCCTTTGGGGGACGGTGAGCTATATCTCGCCGGAGGCGGAGTTCACTCCGAAGCAGGTGCAGACGGAGGATTTGCGCACCGCCCTCGTCTATCGCATCCGCCTCCAGGTGGAGGAGGATTCCGAAGGACTGCTGAAAAACGGGATGCCCGTCACCGTCCTTCTGGAGCGGGAGTCCGGGACGGACCGCTGA
- a CDS encoding ABC transporter permease produces MMRFVRFFVSIRNSSCRVGALAIREFYAVLLDRKSRAQLFVAPLVMLAVFSFAITMEVKNASLGVLNLDRGDMGRRFVSYFTSGPTFTRVFTLNDAEEIRPVIENQKALMVLSIPGDFSSKLLSARPVSVETVLDGRKVNAARIADGYARLIARRFEEAELQNAAALSPLRLDVATRQLFNPNLEYLWFTLPVLLVLMTQMVALVVSGMSVARERELGTFEQLLVSPLSSAEIMLGKAIPAFCLAFCEGIFVHCVAIFGFGVPFAGNALFLALGEGLFILAVTGVGLFVSSLCNTQQQAFLGCFVYMVPAVLLSGFAAPLENMPVFLQRLTLLNPARHVLSITLGIYLKAMSLADVLPELAWLSGIATATLIFAAWFFRKKTQ; encoded by the coding sequence ATGATGCGTTTCGTTCGCTTTTTCGTTTCGATTCGAAATTCCTCCTGCCGGGTGGGCGCTCTGGCGATCCGTGAGTTTTACGCCGTCCTGCTGGACCGGAAGAGCCGGGCACAGCTCTTTGTCGCGCCCCTCGTGATGCTGGCGGTCTTCAGCTTTGCCATCACGATGGAGGTGAAAAACGCCTCTCTGGGAGTGCTGAACCTGGACAGAGGCGACATGGGCCGGCGATTTGTATCGTATTTTACCTCCGGCCCCACTTTTACGCGGGTTTTTACCCTGAACGACGCGGAGGAAATCCGTCCGGTGATCGAAAATCAGAAAGCTCTGATGGTGCTGTCCATTCCCGGAGATTTCTCCTCGAAACTTTTGTCCGCCCGGCCCGTGTCGGTAGAGACCGTGCTGGACGGGCGGAAAGTCAACGCGGCCAGAATCGCGGACGGGTACGCCCGCCTTATCGCCCGGCGGTTCGAGGAGGCGGAGCTTCAAAACGCGGCCGCCCTTTCCCCGCTTCGGCTGGACGTGGCCACGCGGCAGCTTTTCAACCCCAATCTGGAGTACCTGTGGTTCACTCTGCCGGTGCTGCTGGTGCTGATGACCCAGATGGTGGCTCTTGTGGTGTCGGGGATGTCCGTGGCCAGGGAGCGGGAGCTGGGGACCTTCGAGCAGCTTCTGGTGTCGCCCCTTTCCTCCGCTGAAATTATGCTGGGCAAGGCCATTCCGGCGTTCTGTCTGGCCTTCTGCGAGGGAATTTTTGTTCACTGCGTCGCTATTTTCGGATTTGGGGTTCCTTTTGCAGGGAACGCCCTTTTTCTGGCGCTGGGGGAGGGGCTGTTCATTCTGGCCGTGACGGGGGTGGGGCTCTTTGTCTCGTCGCTGTGCAACACGCAGCAGCAGGCCTTTTTGGGGTGTTTCGTCTATATGGTTCCGGCGGTGCTGCTGTCGGGGTTTGCCGCGCCTCTCGAAAACATGCCCGTTTTTTTACAGCGTTTGACCCTGCTGAACCCCGCGCGGCACGTTCTCTCCATCACCCTGGGCATCTACCTGAAGGCCATGTCCCTGGCGGACGTTCTGCCGGAGCTGGCCTGGCTGTCGGGCATCGCCACGGCGACCCTGATTTTCGCCGCCTGGTTTTTCCGGAAGAAGACGCAGTAA
- a CDS encoding ABC transporter permease, with protein sequence MKSGRRLLALVKKEWVQILRDPSSIVIAFVIPLVLLFLFGYGLSLDAREIRLGIAAEDGGWEARDLTAAFLGSPYFRPLVSPARQELFQKVVAGDLKGVLVIPAGFSAALRSGRAERETQVLLATVLLATDGTFPNTGSMVENYSLGLLSQWAEGLSGSAGGVEVESRYWYNSELESRYSLLPGIMAMIMSLIGTMLTSLVVAREWERGTMEALLSTPVGAMEILLGKLIPYYLLAIFSTFFSLGVAVGLFGIPFRGSLIMLFCVGSLFMLSALGQGLIISTLAKNQYVASFAALLSAFLPAALLSGFIFEIDAMPPLQRAVAAVLPARYLVSSLQTLFLVGDAWGVLIPDMLTLAAFGVVLLGLTLCSTRKRL encoded by the coding sequence ATGAAAAGTGGAAGAAGGCTGCTGGCGCTGGTCAAAAAAGAATGGGTTCAGATCCTTCGAGACCCCAGCAGCATCGTCATCGCTTTCGTGATTCCTCTCGTGCTTTTATTTTTGTTTGGTTACGGCCTGTCTCTGGACGCCAGGGAAATTCGCCTTGGGATCGCGGCGGAGGACGGGGGATGGGAAGCCAGGGACCTGACGGCGGCGTTTCTGGGCAGCCCGTATTTTCGTCCCCTGGTGAGCCCCGCCCGGCAGGAGCTTTTTCAGAAAGTGGTCGCCGGCGACCTGAAGGGCGTTCTCGTGATTCCCGCCGGTTTTTCCGCCGCGCTGCGTTCGGGGAGGGCGGAGCGCGAAACCCAGGTTCTTTTGGCGACGGTTCTTTTGGCGACGGATGGAACGTTTCCCAACACGGGGAGCATGGTGGAAAATTACAGCCTCGGTCTTCTCTCTCAGTGGGCGGAGGGGCTGTCGGGGTCCGCCGGCGGAGTGGAGGTGGAATCCCGGTACTGGTACAACAGTGAGCTGGAGAGCCGCTATTCGCTTCTTCCGGGGATCATGGCGATGATCATGTCGCTGATCGGGACGATGCTCACGTCTCTCGTGGTGGCCCGGGAATGGGAGCGCGGGACCATGGAGGCCCTCCTGTCCACGCCGGTGGGGGCAATGGAAATTCTGCTGGGCAAGCTGATCCCCTATTATCTTCTGGCGATTTTCTCCACGTTTTTCAGCCTCGGCGTGGCGGTGGGGCTGTTCGGCATCCCCTTCCGGGGCTCCCTGATCATGCTCTTTTGCGTGGGGTCGCTGTTTATGCTGTCCGCTCTGGGACAGGGGCTGATCATCTCGACTTTGGCCAAAAATCAGTACGTGGCCTCCTTTGCGGCGCTCCTGTCCGCCTTTCTTCCAGCGGCGCTTCTGTCGGGCTTCATCTTTGAAATCGACGCCATGCCTCCGCTCCAGAGGGCCGTGGCCGCGGTTCTGCCGGCGCGTTATCTGGTTTCCTCCCTTCAAACCCTTTTTCTGGTGGGAGACGCCTGGGGTGTCCTGATCCCCGACATGCTGACTCTGGCCGCCTTCGGCGTCGTCCTGCTGGGCCTGACTCTGTGCAGCACCCGAAAGCGCCTCTGA
- a CDS encoding O-antigen ligase family protein, whose translation MNENKKRQERPFSSSPASAGEPLPLVPPLLLAPLWFISLALPNLVYSGVYWYDTLHLLKFFVAGVPVGVALIVAGIRLAVYGPGRIDFRVDPFGMAWLLLLAYSMLQPLWIPILSKPSFIQEILCFSAVWAFYIISWNSFPNRTIRPLLWLANINAAINVVFAELQIRSLNGFTPLILPTPGNYIGNTGQQNMFGLWMAVCIMSSIYLYIAYAASPEGKKRHPALTTLNLVLMGINIWGLWNSTSRSAILSLGVALVVLAFVILRQFGDQDLSPAAKKSPALTGGILLLIVLAVWLLTRIHSQPGEGAGTMAAWGLYGLLILLILSLVFTLHRQMRSGYTRRLLHVFGLFLVVLTLSTAFNQQRSVELISKTADMVQHAETFGGRAGIWTTSRTLFGMYPWKGVGIGQYKWHYLEAQREMFKNRSDILWQYTHWAHNEFLQWFCEGGTAGGILLLSMWVLWGGALLVMLWRRQHVAPEVIWACSLVALISFNAFWTRPFHRIENILWLSLGFAISNRDMFTILMPDRTARLGTLSRLCGVVFTAGALAGLLYLGDGMVGDRTIREALLTSNPTVQGNLLQQASKHLMVRNEALKNLGYHYLRRGEQEQDIRMLSEGYRLLKQHFMREPHSEELRVLLEWSQRFQDVNALKELAGYLKPGTYRLETEKNIRDSNGNLVDALILIPLHESGGMRITTPAEGN comes from the coding sequence GTGAACGAAAACAAAAAAAGACAGGAAAGACCTTTTTCCTCCAGCCCGGCGTCCGCGGGAGAGCCCCTTCCTCTCGTTCCGCCGCTTCTTCTCGCACCGCTCTGGTTCATCTCCCTGGCGCTGCCCAACCTGGTCTACTCCGGGGTCTACTGGTACGATACCCTGCACCTCCTCAAGTTTTTTGTGGCGGGGGTACCGGTGGGAGTTGCGCTGATCGTGGCGGGGATACGTCTGGCCGTGTACGGCCCGGGTCGCATCGATTTCAGGGTGGATCCCTTCGGCATGGCCTGGCTGCTGCTCCTGGCCTACTCCATGCTGCAGCCCCTGTGGATCCCCATTCTCTCCAAGCCGAGCTTCATTCAGGAAATTCTGTGCTTTTCCGCCGTCTGGGCCTTCTACATCATCTCCTGGAACTCCTTCCCCAACCGGACGATCCGGCCGCTTCTCTGGCTGGCCAACATCAACGCGGCGATCAACGTCGTATTCGCTGAACTTCAGATACGCTCTCTCAACGGTTTTACCCCTCTGATCCTTCCCACCCCCGGCAACTACATCGGCAACACGGGGCAGCAGAACATGTTCGGACTGTGGATGGCGGTCTGCATCATGAGCTCCATTTACCTCTACATCGCCTACGCCGCCTCTCCGGAGGGGAAAAAGCGGCATCCCGCCCTGACGACGCTGAATCTGGTCCTTATGGGAATCAACATCTGGGGGCTCTGGAACAGCACCAGCCGCTCGGCGATTCTGTCTCTGGGGGTGGCCCTCGTGGTGCTGGCCTTCGTCATTCTCCGCCAGTTCGGCGATCAGGATTTGTCTCCCGCGGCGAAAAAATCTCCGGCTCTGACGGGGGGCATCCTGCTGCTCATCGTTCTGGCGGTGTGGCTGCTGACGCGAATCCACTCCCAGCCGGGAGAGGGCGCGGGAACCATGGCCGCCTGGGGTCTCTACGGCCTGCTGATTCTCCTGATCCTGTCGCTGGTTTTCACGCTCCACCGGCAGATGCGAAGCGGCTACACGAGGCGCCTGCTGCATGTTTTCGGGCTTTTTCTCGTGGTGCTGACCCTGAGCACGGCCTTCAACCAGCAGCGCTCCGTGGAGCTGATCTCCAAAACCGCCGACATGGTTCAGCACGCGGAGACCTTCGGCGGCCGCGCGGGCATATGGACCACTTCCCGCACCCTGTTTGGAATGTACCCCTGGAAGGGCGTGGGCATCGGACAGTACAAGTGGCATTACCTCGAAGCCCAGCGCGAGATGTTCAAAAACCGGTCGGACATTCTCTGGCAGTACACCCACTGGGCTCACAACGAGTTTTTGCAGTGGTTCTGCGAGGGGGGCACAGCGGGGGGCATCCTGCTGCTGTCCATGTGGGTTCTGTGGGGAGGCGCCCTTCTGGTCATGCTCTGGCGCAGGCAGCACGTGGCGCCGGAGGTTATCTGGGCCTGCTCTCTGGTGGCGCTGATCTCCTTCAACGCCTTCTGGACCCGCCCCTTTCACCGGATCGAGAACATCCTGTGGCTCTCCCTTGGCTTCGCCATCTCCAACAGGGACATGTTCACCATTCTGATGCCCGACAGAACGGCCAGGCTGGGGACTCTGTCCCGGCTCTGCGGAGTGGTGTTCACCGCGGGCGCTCTGGCGGGGCTCCTCTATCTGGGAGACGGCATGGTGGGAGACCGGACGATCCGGGAGGCCCTGCTCACGTCGAACCCCACCGTGCAGGGCAACCTTCTCCAGCAGGCCTCGAAGCATTTGATGGTGCGCAACGAAGCCCTGAAAAACCTGGGCTATCATTACCTTCGCCGGGGAGAGCAGGAGCAGGATATTCGAATGCTCTCCGAAGGATACCGGCTTCTGAAACAGCATTTTATGCGGGAACCTCACTCCGAGGAGCTGCGCGTTCTGCTGGAGTGGTCCCAGCGTTTTCAGGACGTGAACGCCCTGAAGGAGCTCGCCGGCTATCTGAAGCCAGGGACCTACAGACTGGAGACGGAGAAGAACATCCGGGACAGCAACGGCAACCTGGTGGACGCCCTGATTCTGATTCCCCTCCACGAGTCCGGAGGCATGAGAATCACCACTCCCGCCGAGGGGAACTGA
- a CDS encoding prepilin-type N-terminal cleavage/methylation domain-containing protein, producing the protein MYDERRVQARGGRGWSNAFFRGKSAFTLVEVLLALALTGVIASLSLAPVIYAVRQVSETETAWADSVALQRTAVFMSQEVAAGLRLASIVVRLVGHEPFGGSGREDTLIVASSAPVKQNQPSGSVVYKLVRESFMSNAIPGLYRWLLPGKLPEDVEPDKLEADDGQLVIPRVTALGFSVFEPPEWVSDYEGPIPKGMRFTLSRGGESVEYVFSFSQ; encoded by the coding sequence ATTTATGATGAAAGAAGAGTTCAGGCCAGGGGAGGCAGAGGATGGAGCAATGCCTTTTTCCGGGGAAAGTCCGCCTTTACCCTTGTGGAGGTTCTTCTGGCCCTTGCCCTGACTGGAGTGATCGCTTCCCTGTCTCTGGCCCCCGTGATCTACGCCGTGCGTCAGGTCTCCGAGACGGAAACGGCCTGGGCGGACAGCGTGGCGCTTCAGCGCACAGCGGTCTTCATGTCGCAGGAAGTGGCAGCCGGGCTGCGCCTCGCCTCCATTGTGGTGCGCCTCGTGGGTCATGAACCGTTCGGCGGTTCGGGGCGGGAGGACACCCTGATCGTGGCGAGTTCGGCTCCGGTGAAACAGAACCAGCCCAGCGGCAGCGTGGTCTACAAACTGGTTCGGGAGAGCTTCATGAGCAACGCCATTCCCGGTCTTTACCGCTGGCTTTTGCCGGGGAAGCTGCCCGAGGACGTGGAGCCCGATAAACTGGAGGCCGACGACGGTCAACTGGTGATTCCCCGGGTGACGGCTCTGGGATTTTCTGTTTTCGAACCTCCCGAGTGGGTTTCCGACTACGAAGGCCCCATTCCGAAGGGCATGCGTTTCACTCTTTCGCGAGGAGGAGAAAGTGTCGAGTATGTGTTCAGTTTTTCCCAATAA
- a CDS encoding general secretion pathway protein GspK, translated as MCSVFPNKNLRSFSLSSFFAGLRRSRGRRRSRDGFILISVLLLGVIFISCATAFAWFTRLQIKSALREKISLENRSMARVLTGAIISGLKSNTLTNYDSPRLAWFKPFLFPADNLGLWAVQITPLDDRIPVRNLFLPDGNTLRNELRKTWEDLWVKLGKREMIYATLDFLDRDKKPRMGGAEKDHYINRQVLDLSEFLLIETMTPALLYGEGSGKERKPGLADYCTLWSGGKINLNVAPREVLAILPGLDDSMAQKIVDYREETSLKGTSDLRNVPGLPPKSVTALMNLADFKSRYFSIQIELLEETGGGTNFNVVIDKTAGKVVRWEEI; from the coding sequence ATGTGTTCAGTTTTTCCCAATAAAAATTTACGGTCCTTTTCCCTGTCGTCGTTTTTCGCGGGGCTCAGGCGTTCACGGGGCCGCAGGCGCTCACGGGATGGTTTTATCCTGATTTCCGTCCTGCTTCTGGGGGTGATTTTCATTTCCTGCGCCACCGCTTTCGCCTGGTTCACCCGTCTGCAGATCAAAAGCGCGCTGCGGGAAAAAATCTCCCTGGAAAACCGGAGTATGGCCAGAGTGCTGACCGGAGCCATCATCAGCGGCCTGAAGAGCAATACCCTGACCAACTACGACTCTCCCCGGCTCGCCTGGTTCAAGCCCTTTCTCTTCCCAGCCGACAATCTGGGGCTGTGGGCCGTGCAGATCACCCCTCTGGACGACAGGATCCCCGTGAGAAACCTCTTTCTCCCCGACGGCAACACGCTGCGCAACGAGCTGCGGAAAACCTGGGAGGACCTTTGGGTGAAGCTGGGGAAGCGGGAGATGATCTACGCCACCCTGGACTTTCTGGACAGGGACAAAAAACCCCGCATGGGGGGAGCCGAAAAGGACCATTACATCAACCGTCAGGTCCTCGACCTGTCGGAATTTCTGCTCATCGAGACCATGACCCCCGCGCTGCTGTACGGCGAGGGAAGCGGAAAGGAAAGAAAGCCGGGTCTGGCGGACTACTGCACGCTCTGGAGCGGGGGGAAAATCAACCTCAACGTCGCCCCCCGGGAGGTTCTGGCGATTCTTCCGGGTCTGGACGACTCCATGGCTCAAAAGATCGTGGATTACCGGGAGGAGACGTCTCTGAAAGGCACCTCCGACCTGCGAAACGTGCCGGGATTGCCGCCGAAGTCGGTGACGGCCCTGATGAACCTGGCGGATTTCAAAAGCCGCTACTTTTCGATTCAGATCGAACTGCTGGAGGAGACCGGCGGAGGGACGAACTTCAACGTCGTCATCGATAAAACGGCCGGTAAAGTCGTCCGTTGGGAGGAGATTTGA
- a CDS encoding type II secretion system GspH family protein — protein MRRRGFTLIEVLVAVAITGLVTVSGFRLIAMSIRALNDVRLEQELIAEAQKVQLEFLMKEDMPDSGEKDGVKWTVATDSVPVAGDVELTFRRLTVEYKGREMVLYLPENNAEEK, from the coding sequence TTGCGACGCAGGGGTTTTACGCTGATCGAGGTGCTGGTGGCCGTGGCGATTACCGGACTTGTGACCGTAAGCGGGTTCAGGCTCATCGCGATGTCCATCCGCGCTCTGAACGACGTCCGGCTGGAGCAGGAGCTGATTGCCGAGGCGCAGAAGGTGCAGCTCGAATTTCTGATGAAGGAAGATATGCCCGACAGCGGAGAAAAAGACGGTGTAAAATGGACAGTGGCGACCGACTCCGTTCCCGTGGCGGGAGATGTGGAACTGACTTTTCGAAGGCTGACGGTGGAGTATAAAGGTCGGGAGATGGTTCTCTATCTGCCGGAAAACAACGCCGAAGAAAAATAA
- the gspD gene encoding type II secretion system secretin GspD, giving the protein MKVPKKTVMAVFLLFILFCAVPDPAQAAPAAGGGTNGKSAAAAENAQDEKALVEAAQAMRRKGIVYFNFTDIDLVKFVRFMSEILEKNIVVPPNITGKITVISPKPSSIQEAQQIMLSVLQTYGWSLQDMGAYFKLAQGGVSTSTQVGRGKGGPGPGEQTVTHIVPLDYITADYVIQALQQAFGQNIIVLPIGNGRDIMLQGRAVDVSKSVQIIRDMDNPRIAKISRVFSVEHGDPVTIANQLNAIAQTGGHLRGLTAIPDPNSRKILVAAEPSVLVGAAQLIRELDVLPSKTGDFHIYKLQNIDATAAAEQIGKVLAASAMLQPNQEGKFPATVVPDVTTNSLIFAASQRQYDALEKILMEIDVQPKQVLIRGFMAEVNVTNLDRAGIDWSIMGGQIWDNLMLGGLGQLGEGSVPSQFTEWFNELSRSEELVDRNGSTYSVTNYKPLALIYTTVEMLKKYDAVNILSVPRLMCTDNKESSFQVGQVIPVLKGSTSDLSNPGAVQQSMDYKDTGLTLTVTPHIRSGNLVALDIEQTTEDVLTATTSVTPVTAKRKVKTSVVVEDGETIVLGGIIKETEKSLKRRVPGFSYIPLLGGLFQKTSKEKEKIDFIIFLTPQIIRNTEEMRQATTQTAIESSDSKRPAAGPMETEVDRRFSELYQKSIKKNRK; this is encoded by the coding sequence TTGAAGGTACCGAAAAAGACGGTTATGGCCGTATTTTTGCTGTTTATTTTGTTCTGTGCCGTTCCTGATCCCGCTCAGGCCGCTCCCGCCGCCGGCGGAGGGACCAATGGAAAGAGCGCCGCGGCCGCGGAAAACGCTCAGGACGAGAAAGCCCTTGTGGAAGCCGCTCAGGCCATGCGGCGCAAGGGAATCGTGTATTTCAACTTCACGGACATCGATCTCGTGAAGTTCGTCCGTTTCATGTCGGAGATTCTGGAGAAAAATATCGTGGTTCCGCCGAACATCACCGGCAAAATCACGGTCATCTCCCCCAAACCCTCCTCCATTCAGGAGGCTCAGCAGATCATGCTGTCCGTGCTTCAGACCTACGGCTGGTCCCTGCAGGACATGGGGGCGTACTTCAAACTGGCTCAGGGCGGCGTCAGCACCTCGACCCAGGTGGGCCGGGGCAAGGGCGGACCTGGGCCCGGGGAGCAAACCGTCACCCATATCGTCCCTCTCGACTACATCACTGCGGACTACGTGATCCAGGCGCTGCAGCAGGCCTTTGGACAGAACATTATCGTCCTCCCCATCGGGAACGGCCGCGACATCATGCTGCAGGGGCGAGCCGTGGACGTCAGCAAAAGCGTCCAGATCATCCGGGACATGGACAACCCCAGAATCGCCAAAATCAGCCGGGTGTTTTCGGTGGAGCACGGAGATCCGGTGACCATCGCCAACCAGCTCAACGCCATCGCTCAGACGGGGGGACACCTTCGGGGGCTCACCGCCATTCCCGACCCCAACAGCCGGAAAATTCTCGTGGCGGCCGAACCCTCCGTTCTCGTGGGGGCGGCGCAGCTCATCCGGGAACTGGACGTCCTGCCCAGCAAAACGGGAGATTTTCATATTTACAAACTGCAGAACATCGACGCCACAGCGGCGGCCGAGCAAATCGGCAAGGTTCTGGCGGCCTCGGCCATGCTCCAGCCCAACCAGGAGGGGAAATTCCCGGCCACCGTCGTTCCCGACGTGACCACCAACAGCCTGATCTTCGCCGCAAGCCAGAGACAGTACGACGCCCTCGAAAAAATCCTCATGGAAATCGACGTCCAGCCCAAACAGGTTCTGATTCGGGGTTTCATGGCGGAGGTCAACGTCACCAATCTGGACCGGGCCGGAATCGACTGGTCCATCATGGGAGGGCAGATCTGGGACAACCTCATGCTGGGCGGCCTGGGTCAGCTGGGCGAGGGCAGCGTCCCCAGCCAGTTCACGGAGTGGTTCAACGAGCTGTCCCGCAGCGAGGAGCTGGTCGACCGCAACGGGTCCACCTACTCCGTGACCAACTACAAACCCCTCGCTTTGATCTACACCACCGTCGAGATGCTGAAAAAATACGACGCGGTGAACATTCTGTCCGTTCCGCGCCTGATGTGCACCGACAACAAGGAGAGCTCGTTTCAGGTGGGACAGGTCATCCCCGTCCTGAAGGGCTCCACGTCGGACCTTTCCAACCCCGGCGCGGTCCAGCAGAGCATGGACTACAAGGACACGGGACTGACCCTGACCGTAACCCCCCACATCCGGAGCGGCAACCTGGTGGCCCTGGACATCGAGCAGACCACGGAGGACGTGCTCACCGCCACCACCTCCGTGACCCCGGTGACGGCCAAGCGCAAGGTCAAAACCTCGGTGGTCGTGGAGGATGGCGAAACCATCGTCCTGGGCGGCATCATCAAGGAAACGGAAAAATCCCTGAAACGCCGGGTACCCGGTTTTTCCTACATTCCTCTCCTGGGCGGGCTTTTTCAAAAGACCTCCAAAGAGAAGGAAAAAATCGACTTCATCATCTTCCTGACGCCTCAGATCATTCGCAATACCGAAGAGATGCGCCAGGCCACGACCCAGACGGCCATCGAGTCCAGCGATTCGAAACGACCGGCGGCGGGTCCCATGGAGACGGAAGTGGACAGGCGTTTCTCCGAGCTTTACCAGAAAAGCATAAAGAAAAACAGAAAATGA